One genomic region from Sander lucioperca isolate FBNREF2018 chromosome 3, SLUC_FBN_1.2, whole genome shotgun sequence encodes:
- the si:dkey-148a17.6 gene encoding C3a anaphylatoxin chemotactic receptor isoform X2 → MNHSAEQLSSEKMAPEEFDGGTAVACVILGLSFLVGVPGNLLVIWTILRHVKQRSHTVVLILHLAAADLLILITLPLWIYSLAHHWVFGEASCKAMVFMINACMYSSVFLITLMSVERFVAVRHPFASAGWKRKKALNKVLLALWTAAFVFSIPVIPTQVVGMDAGEEHCLYRFYTSVTQELVCVLLETLLGYVLPFTILVVCYGCLCSRITQMSFKSKRKSTVLIASVVVVFAICWTPHHIGNVLSLIILATEKSLPDSAKSLESVRSTMVFIAGAMVFISSTVNPILYMFAARSFRSSLRDTGIQKLFLHISSTSPGEGNKELYFVSKRQSNQTDSSQCVSESKDQMDIK, encoded by the exons ATGAACCACTCAGCTGAGCAGTTGTCTTCAGAGAAAATGGCCCCTGAG GAGTTTGACGGTGGGACAGCAGTGGCTTGTGTGATCCTGGGCCTGTCCTTCCTGGTAGGAGTTCCGGGGAACCTGCTGGTGATCTGGACTATCCTGAGACACGTCAAGCAGCGTTCCCACACTGTGGTGCTCATCCTGCACCTGGCTGCTGCAGACCTGCTGATCCTCATCACCCTGCCTCTGTGGATCTACTCCCTGGCCCACCACTGGGTGTTTGGAGAAGCCTCCTGCAAAGCCATGGTGTTCATGATCAACGCCTGTATGTATAGCAGCGTTTTCCTCATTACCCTTATGAGTGTGGAACGCTTTGTGGCCGTGCGCCACCCCTTTGCCTCGGCTGGCTGGAAAAGGAAAAAAGCTTTAAATAAAGTTCTGCTAGCTCTGTGGACTGCAGCATTTGTGTTCAGCATACCAGTCATCCCAACTCAGGTTGTAGGGATGGATGCTGGTGAGGAGCACTGTCTGTATCGGTTTTATACTTCTGTGACCCAGGAGCTGGTGTGTGTGCTGCTAGAAACACTGCTGGGCTACGTATTACCCTTCACCATCCTCGTGGTCTGCTATGGCTGCCTGTGCAGCCGGATTACTCAGATGAGCTTCAAGTCTAAGCGCAAGTCCACAGTGCTGATTGCCAGTGTAGTGGTTGTGTTTGCCATTTGTTGGACGCCTCATCACATAGGAAATGTCCTATCACTCATCATCCTGGCCACTGAAAAGTCCCTCCCGGACTCAGCAAAGAGTCTGGAGAGCGTCAGGAGCACCATGGTTTTCATCGCTGGAGCcatggtcttcatcagcagCACTGTTAACCCCATCCTCTACATGTTTGCGGCTCGCTCCTTCAGGAGCTCCCTGCGTGACACCGGCATCCAGAAGCTCTTCCTCCATATCTCCAGCACCTCCCCAGGTGAGGGCAATAAAGAGTTGTACTTTGTGTCCAAGAGACAGAGCAATCAGACGGACAGttctcagtgtgtgtctgagtcaaAAGACCAAATggacattaaataa
- the si:dkey-148a17.6 gene encoding leukotriene B4 receptor 1 isoform X1 gives MNNSTELSSSKEIVMAPEEFDGGTAVACVILGLSFLVGVPGNLLVIWTILRHVKQRSHTVVLILHLAAADLLILITLPLWIYSLAHHWVFGEASCKAMVFMINACMYSSVFLITLMSVERFVAVRHPFASAGWKRKKALNKVLLALWTAAFVFSIPVIPTQVVGMDAGEEHCLYRFYTSVTQELVCVLLETLLGYVLPFTILVVCYGCLCSRITQMSFKSKRKSTVLIASVVVVFAICWTPHHIGNVLSLIILATEKSLPDSAKSLESVRSTMVFIAGAMVFISSTVNPILYMFAARSFRSSLRDTGIQKLFLHISSTSPGEGNKELYFVSKRQSNQTDSSQCVSESKDQMDIK, from the coding sequence ATGAACAACTCAACTGAGCTGTCTTCCTCAAAGGAAATTGTCATGGCCCCTGAGGAGTTTGACGGTGGGACAGCAGTGGCTTGTGTGATCCTGGGCCTGTCCTTCCTGGTAGGAGTTCCGGGGAACCTGCTGGTGATCTGGACTATCCTGAGACACGTCAAGCAGCGTTCCCACACTGTGGTGCTCATCCTGCACCTGGCTGCTGCAGACCTGCTGATCCTCATCACCCTGCCTCTGTGGATCTACTCCCTGGCCCACCACTGGGTGTTTGGAGAAGCCTCCTGCAAAGCCATGGTGTTCATGATCAACGCCTGTATGTATAGCAGCGTTTTCCTCATTACCCTTATGAGTGTGGAACGCTTTGTGGCCGTGCGCCACCCCTTTGCCTCGGCTGGCTGGAAAAGGAAAAAAGCTTTAAATAAAGTTCTGCTAGCTCTGTGGACTGCAGCATTTGTGTTCAGCATACCAGTCATCCCAACTCAGGTTGTAGGGATGGATGCTGGTGAGGAGCACTGTCTGTATCGGTTTTATACTTCTGTGACCCAGGAGCTGGTGTGTGTGCTGCTAGAAACACTGCTGGGCTACGTATTACCCTTCACCATCCTCGTGGTCTGCTATGGCTGCCTGTGCAGCCGGATTACTCAGATGAGCTTCAAGTCTAAGCGCAAGTCCACAGTGCTGATTGCCAGTGTAGTGGTTGTGTTTGCCATTTGTTGGACGCCTCATCACATAGGAAATGTCCTATCACTCATCATCCTGGCCACTGAAAAGTCCCTCCCGGACTCAGCAAAGAGTCTGGAGAGCGTCAGGAGCACCATGGTTTTCATCGCTGGAGCcatggtcttcatcagcagCACTGTTAACCCCATCCTCTACATGTTTGCGGCTCGCTCCTTCAGGAGCTCCCTGCGTGACACCGGCATCCAGAAGCTCTTCCTCCATATCTCCAGCACCTCCCCAGGTGAGGGCAATAAAGAGTTGTACTTTGTGTCCAAGAGACAGAGCAATCAGACGGACAGttctcagtgtgtgtctgagtcaaAAGACCAAATggacattaaataa
- the LOC116060499 gene encoding E3 ubiquitin-protein ligase AMFR, translating into MPLLFLERFPWPSLQTYTALSVALLAGSIFSAYTTVTDPGFGVLETDDTPAPSEGEHLEHLNNDISDTELSILWYLATDSLFVWVLVNTFCCSLMLTAKMIQYVVFGPLRVSEKQHLKDKFWNFIFYKFIFIFGVLNVQTVEEVVMWCLWFSALVFLHLMVQLCKDRFEYLSFSPSTPMNSHVRVLCLLVSLLLDCCGLAVGCGLLGASHGMHTLSFMAAECLLVTVRTGHVIMRYSIHLWDLNHPGTWESKGTYVYYTDFIMELAMLFLDLMHHIHMLLFGNIWLSMASLVIFMQLRYLFHEVQRRVRRHKNYLRVINNMEARFAVATAEELAANDDDCAICWDTMLTARKLPCGHLFHNSCLRSWLEQDTSCPTCRTSLNINGDGGQARGQQQGGGLEDNIGPVGAAPDARPHINQHNHFFHFDGSRIASWLPSFSVEVMHTTNILGIAQANNSQLMAMAHQIQEMFPQVPSYLVMQDLQLTRSVEVTTDNILEGRIQVPFPTQAIEHAPTQVSTGPDEQEGSSGAAEQGLSESDSMEIRGGRFSKSAEERQKMLKQRKEEILQQARRRYLNKSPEDQEDEDLPGLEEDTVPELNLTVLRRRTMAAAAERRMQNQQDPAP; encoded by the exons ATGCCTCTGCTGTTTTTGGAGAGGTTTCCTTGGCCCAGCCTGCAGACCTACACAGCACTGAGTGTGGCTTTGCTTGCTGGCAGCATCTTTAGTGCCTACACCACTGTGACTGATCCAGGCTTTGGGGTCTTGGAAACTGATGACACACCTGCTCCCTCTGAAGGGGAACATCTTGAACATCTAAACAATGATATTAGTGACACCGAATTGTCCATCCTGTGGTATCTTGCCACTGACAGTCTCTTTGTATGG GTCTTGGTCAACACATTCTGCTGCTCTTTGATGTTAACTGCTAAAATGATTCAGTATGTGGTGTTTGGCCCGCTCAGGGTCAGTGAGAAGCAG CATTTGAAGGATAAGTTCTGGAACTTCATCTTCTACAAGTTCATTTTCATCTTTGGCGTATTGAACGTTCAGACAGTGGAGGAGGTGGTCATGTGGTGTTTGTGGTTCTCTGCCCTGGTCTTTCTCCACCTCATGGTACAGCTCTGCAAAGACCGATTTGAATAT CTGTCTTTCTCGCCCTCCACTCCCATGAACAGCCATGTACGAGTGCTTTGTCTGCTGGTCTCCCTGCTGCTGGACTGCTGTGGTCTGGCTGTGGGCTGTGGTCTGCTGGGAGCTTCTCATGGCATGCATACCCTCTCCTTTATGGCAGCAGAG TGTCTGTTGGTGACTGTACGCACTGGGCATGTCATCATGCG ATATTCCATTCATCTGTGGGATCTGAACCATCCAGGGACCTGGGAGAGTAAGGGAACATATGTCTATTACACAGACTTCATCATGGAGCTGGCTATGCTCTTCCTGGACCTCATGCACCATATCCATATGCTG CTTTTTGGAAACATCTGGCTGTCCATGGCAAGCTTGGTTATCTTCATGCAGCTGCGGTATCTCTTTCATGAGGTCCAGCGCCGTGTCCGCCGACACAAGAACTACCTTCGTGTCATCAACAACATGGAGGCCAG ATTTGCAGTTGCTACTGCAGAGGAGCTGGCAGCTAATGATGATGATTGTGCCATCTGCTGGGATACTATGTTGACAGCACGCAAACTACCCTGTGGCCATCTCTTCCACAA ctcTTGTTTGCGCTCATGGCTGGAGCAGGACACCTCGTGTCCAACATGTCGGACATCCCTGAACATTAATGGGGACGGGGGCCAGGCGAGAGGACAGCAGCAGGGCGGGGGCTTGGAAGACAACATCGGCCCAGTAGGAGCTGCTCCAGATGCTAGACCGCATATCAACCAACACAATCACTTCTTCCACTTTGATG gatctcgcattgccagctgGCTGCCCAGTTTCTCAGTGGAAGTAATGCACACCACCAATATCTTGGGCATTGCTCAGGCCAACAACTCCCAGCTCATGGCCATG GCCCATCAGATCCAGGAGATGTTTCCTCAGGTGCCCTCCTATCTGGTGATGCAGGATCTGCAGTTGACTCGCTCTGTGGAGGTCACCACTGACAACATCCTGGAGGGACGCATCCAGGTGCCTTTCCCGACGCAG GCCATAGAGCATGCCCCGACACAGGTGAGCACTGGGCCAGATGAGCAAGAAGGGTCCAGTGGAGCAGCTGAACAGGGCCTCAGTGAGTCAGACAGCATGGAGATCAGAGGAGGTCGCTTCTCTAAGTCGGCTGAGGAGAGGCAGAAGATGTTAAAGCAGAGGAAAGAAGAGATTCTCCAGCAGGCACGCAG GAGATATCTGAACAAAAGTCCAGAGGACCAGGAGGATGAGGATTTGCCGGGACTGGAGGAGGACACTGTTCCAGAGTTGAACTTGACTGTGCTTAGACGTAGAACCATGGCGGCAGCTGCAGAGAGACGCATGCAAAATCAACAAGACCCTGCACCCTGA